The genomic region CAATACGCTAATTAGTAAATTGGTCATGAAATTTATGCAATAGCTTAAGTAAAGTCTTCTCTTATCTTACGCAAAGGACTGCGGAATCCGCATGCATCTCATCTCATGAATCCTGTCAATATCAAAGCCGAGATGTGGACCAGGATGTGGTAAGAGTTGATAACAGCATGAAGCCGGCTTCTTCTCCGCAATTAGACCTGCTGAATTGTTAACAACAAATATATTAAATGCACATAACAAATGAAGTAAAGTACGATTTTAGAAGTCGGTCGCATGCAAATTCAAACTAGAGGTGACGTAAGAGCTACTTCACCTGTATTGACCGATCCACTCCAACGTACATGATAAGTCCTGTACTGAAATATTTACACAAGTGTGTTGACTAGTATCCAAGTGCTGATGATTTTTGAACCCGCCAAGTTATCTGTCCAATATAAAAGGAATTATGTTAATAAGGCACACACGTACAACACGTAGGATCTACTTTCTTACATCTCCTTATCTACAAGTGGGTAGTTTACCAGCAAATGTTTGACACGTTCGAGTTGTGTCATAAATCGGTAATGCAGTCGTCGAGATGAAATCAGTATACGTCTTGGGTGATGCAATGGCTGGTTACTTATATTCCACGCTCGTTTTCCTATTGTGTGTTTCTAAAATATCTTCAACAAATGGATTTTCCTTGAAcaaacagcagcaacaattaACTGGCAATCATGTAAGAAAGTCTGTTCTTTCCATTTCACCtagaatacaaaaaacaaaaacattttatttattattttgtaaaGAATGAAATTATTTCACTTTTGGAGAATAAAATATTGCAACTGGAAAACAGAGACAAACGATTAGAGGCTCTGGAGTTAAAGGTTCAACAACAcgtaagcatctcaattgatttgttacataaataaaactgaattACTATTGTGTTACATCACTATTCCTATCAGGCTGAAATTCGAGAAGCTTTGACATCCAAAGTTATTGAACTGGAGGCCAAAgtacagcaacaacaacagctgcTAGAAGTGCTACAAAACGCAAAACCACGATCAAATTGTCAATCAGTCGTCAATGGCGATAACGATAATAAATCAAGGGCAGTCAGCACAATGCCAACCTCTTGTGCTGATCTACAGGTTATGGGATACGATCTAAATGGATTCTACTCTGTCATGGGCGTTGGGAAGATGAACAGCGTCTACTGCGATTTTACGAAACAACCTAGCGAATCAGGTACAAGTCAAGAAGTATAAAGCAAAATGTTGGCTAATGATGTGACATTTAACTGTAGGTTTCCAGCAACTGATTGGGTTTACAGAAACCAAATCAGTGTCAACGGCTTTTTATGTGCAAAGAAGCTCATCTTTCACGCAGATAAACACTCCCATTCCTTTTCAAGTTGAAAGGCTCAATGTGGGTGGAGCCATGAACTTGACGTCGGGAATTTTCACGGCTCCGGTAACCGGAAATTACTTTTTCTCCCTATCAGGAACGGCTTACATTTCAGCATCAACAAGCAGACTCGTCTTTACCATAAGCCTTTACATGAATGACAATCCTATCGCGTATGGCTATGCTGATGAAATGAGTACTGATTACCAATATGAGACATTTTCCCTTCAGTCAACGCTCCATATGATGAAGGGTGACCAGGTTTGGTCACAGATATCTTCCATCGGAACAGGAGTGTATCTCTATGGCGGGTTATTTACTCATTTTAATGGTTGGTTACTGCAAGAAGACATATTCCTATCAACAAATGccaggtaaaaataaattaatcaCTGAGCAATTTTTAGTAAAGTATCTGTGATGTTACACTATTTTTCCaaataaatatctaaaaataTCTAAGCTAGCCACAGCACAATTTAGCACCGTTGCTTCTTGACTATTAAAACTGtgtaaagaaattcaatatgaatatacgTTACCTTGAAAGCC from Daphnia carinata strain CSIRO-1 chromosome 6, CSIRO_AGI_Dcar_HiC_V3, whole genome shotgun sequence harbors:
- the LOC130694068 gene encoding uncharacterized protein LOC130694068 isoform X2; its protein translation is MKSVYVLGDAMAGYLYSTLVFLLCVSKISSTNGFSLNKQQQQLTGNHNKILQLENRDKRLEALELKVQQHAEIREALTSKVIELEAKVQQQQQLLEVLQNAKPRSNCQSVVNGDNDNKSRAVSTMPTSCADLQVMGYDLNGFYSVMGVGKMNSVYCDFTKQPSESGFQQLIGFTETKSVSTAFYVQRSSSFTQINTPIPFQVERLNVGGAMNLTSGIFTAPVTGNYFFSLSGTAYISASTSRLVFTISLYMNDNPIAYGYADEMSTDYQYETFSLQSTLHMMKGDQVWSQISSIGTGVYLYGGLFTHFNGWLLQEDIFLSTNAR
- the LOC130694068 gene encoding uncharacterized protein LOC130694068 isoform X1 — its product is MKSVYVLGDAMAGYLYSTLVFLLCVSKISSTNGFSLNKQQQQLTGNHNEIISLLENKILQLENRDKRLEALELKVQQHAEIREALTSKVIELEAKVQQQQQLLEVLQNAKPRSNCQSVVNGDNDNKSRAVSTMPTSCADLQVMGYDLNGFYSVMGVGKMNSVYCDFTKQPSESGFQQLIGFTETKSVSTAFYVQRSSSFTQINTPIPFQVERLNVGGAMNLTSGIFTAPVTGNYFFSLSGTAYISASTSRLVFTISLYMNDNPIAYGYADEMSTDYQYETFSLQSTLHMMKGDQVWSQISSIGTGVYLYGGLFTHFNGWLLQEDIFLSTNAR